From the genome of Sphingobacterium kitahiroshimense, one region includes:
- a CDS encoding MoaD/ThiS family protein produces MNKIKVLAFGPLVEIIEKEFFMEAVDTENLLTSLIQQFPLLENRKMVLAVNGKITKEVVLLQESDTVALLPPFSGG; encoded by the coding sequence TAAGATTAAAGTACTTGCATTTGGACCGCTTGTAGAAATTATAGAGAAAGAGTTCTTTATGGAAGCAGTGGATACGGAAAATTTGTTAACAAGTTTGATCCAGCAGTTTCCTTTACTCGAGAACCGTAAAATGGTGCTTGCAGTGAATGGAAAGATTACAAAAGAGGTGGTTCTGTTACAGGAATCAGATACGGTAGCACTTCTGCCACCATTTTCGGGAGGGTAA